Below is a window of Cydia amplana chromosome 3, ilCydAmpl1.1, whole genome shotgun sequence DNA.
aaaaaggcggcaaatttgaaaaatgtaggcgcgaagggatatcgtcccatagaaaatttgaaattcgcgccttttttactgacaagatttgcttgaccagctttaattacaaaagtaaaaaattaaaaaaaaatcctatagGTTACGTACGATAAAGTAAATCAACTTGAATGTAAGAATTTGCCTAGCTATtcgataatattattaataacaaacGTTAGGTATCTAAATTACATTACATTTGTTGTTAAAGTTCTACCCAGTCTATTTTAGTTTCTATCAAATAGGATGCGATCAATCGATAACAAAGATTACCCCTTTATATCCATCAATTCAATGACAAACCGCATGTCCCGTATACCGACTAATAGTCATTGTCCTAATGAAGATTGACGTCTCACAAGTCGATATTGAGCAAATGTATACAATTAAGCCACTATCAAAATTCATTCAGCTATCGATTAGAAATAGTTGATGACACTATGATTTGAGTTTTTCGGCATGACAAAGGAATcgggtaggtatatatgtaactTCTAACGTTTGAAGCTGAGTAGTCATAGCTCATAGGCAGTAAATTGGACGATTGGACTCAATTTCTTAGTTTTTAAGTCTAAAtttaaggtttatctgtaaaaatgtgttacactatctgttaactctgcaatttcatgtgatgttgaataaaaattttctatgtctatgggcccgatttggattttgaaatagatatctataagatatcttttagacatcaccaagatacgataaccatatttttaggatctaacctgtcaaatttgacatttccgcgattctggagatactcttgaacgatttccacaagatattacttagagatctaattcacatctaatagatatctaacacgatctatcgtaaaagtgacatcggttgcccgaattgcgttgcaaaagagaactagttgaaatctaaactataacgtatctagaatggatctagtacgtgttgtatcttgaagttcgaatacggcagtatgtctatgtctatacgACAGTTCCAATGTGGTGAATGTggatacaaattacaaatattaaaaatatgtaggtaattaaaaatgaTAGGTAACTGGGTTAGTACCTACTTTCCAAATCACATCACAtcagtaataagtacctactagcaTAAGGTTAACGTTGTTAACCGAAAGTAAAATTAAACCGAGTCCCTTAAAATCGATGTTTAGTTTAGATGGATAATAGAAACCAAATTCGTGGCATTCAACGGAAGCTTCAACTGACAAAAAATATTGCACACACCGTGTTCTATTTTTGAGTGCATTTCGCGCTATTTTGGCGTTCCCTCCGTAGGCATGTGTCAATGACCCCGTTTGGCGGCGTTGTTCACGCACTTTTGGGGATTTTGGGGCGATCCATGAAGCGGCGTAATAACGTGCGGgcaatgtatttaatttaccgTCTGCATTTCCGAAACaggagtttaatttaatttacggACTTGAACTTATaagataatatgtaagtacctatcttcTATTCATGATCATTGTTCCTTTATGGTTATTAAAGATTATgcgatattttttttctcttcatacctacctacctaaattatttATCTACTTCCAAATAATTTGGAATAAATTGCATTGGCCTTCGTGTTTCTTATCTAATATAAAAATTCACATGGCATTCTAATTCGATTTTTATGATAAATTAACGAAACGAACTAAATTCCCTACAACGGCTCGATGCAAAGCTTAGCGTTAGCATACAAAGGCTAGGCGAGGCAACGATTTTTTATCGGCATATTCTATCGTCTCGACGACGGCGCGCATCGCGGCGCGCACACAGCCGCGGAGGCTAGTAATATGCGCTCGCGCACTCACGCACACTCGCGCGCGCGCCCTCCTCAGCGCGCTGCAATTCGTcggtcgcgccgcgccgccgccccgcgCCGTCGCACGCAATTGCACTGCACTCCGGGCTCCGTGCGTAAAAAGCGCACGCAGGAGCCGCGGGGGCCGGGGCGGAGGCCCGCGGCCCGCGCGGCTGCACTCGACCCAACAGTCTCTACCAGACGCTCGCAAGAGCACACCGCCCCCACACAGGGCGTTCCTCGCGCGAAAACAACCCCCGAAGTGTTTTAAACTTTTGAAGTGCCGGTGCTGTTTCCCATGAGTTTTCCGACAATAACAATCGCAATTGGCCTGTAATATCGGATTATTAACGAGGGTGAGTTGTTTTTCAGTATTTTTAATCGTAGAGGTGCTACGCTTTCGTAGACATTGTAGATCTTTGCAGTTTACTGAATTACTAAGTTTAAGGTAAGTATCGGTGCATTTTAAAAAGGTTTAAAAGAATTTAAGCCTTCATTTTCTACGGATACGAGCCACAGTGTTATTGTTAGGTGCGAATGAACATGACAGGAAGGAGCTACACCGGTTTTCAGCGGTCCCCTACGTTACTTGCCGAATAAAAGGTAAAAAGTCAATTTGGCATATGAAGGGCTTTGGACGTATGTAAATAGGGAAGGGCGGTGCAGTTGGGCATCAGCACCGCACCGGCCGCACGTCACTCAGCGCTGGGCCCGGGACCGGACTGCATACTCGCGGAGTCGCAGCTCGCATGACGTGTGGGTTTTGTGTGTACGCCGCAATAACGCAGCCAACATGTATCCAGGCTCTACATTTGACGGGTTTATGCCAGGTTAGTTGTAATTTTACGTACTTGTTGGAGTTACAATTTAAGTTAATTAGGTAATTTTATGTGCGGACCTGTACCTgcgaatttattttatggtTTTAGTTAGATATACCAAATTATAAGcgtgaagttttttttattgcttgTAAATCTGTCAACCTGTCTCTAACCTACTAAGTATTTAGTAGGTTCCTTTAAATTACTTGTAAATAACCCTCAAAGCagtgttttaataaaattttactaaagatcagaaatgactgaattttttatAGATAAACATTAGGTaggaatattattaaaaatattaccttTACCCGGTAAACATTGATGCAGTTtacagtattttattatttacctatgtatgcatgatttaaatatgtttttttcgtTTTGTCAACAGAATCACAATTCCGAAAAATGGGTAGCAGCGAAGGACAGCAGACTTTCTGTCTGAAATGGAACCACCACAAAACAAACCTCGTGGAAATACTCGAAGCCTTGATCAAAGTAGAGACCTATGTGGACTGCACACTGGTAGTCGACGACCAGGTGACCTTCAAGGCGCATCGGGTGGTCCTGGCGGCCAATTCGCCTTACTTTCAGTCGATCCTAGCTGATGTGCCGATGGATCACTGCAGTATCCTCTTTCCGGGGGTGAAAGATTTCGAAATGCGCGCGCTCCTGGAGTACATGTACACGGGAGAAGTGAATGTGACGCAGGCGCATATCCCACGCATCATGAAAGTCGCGGAGCAGCTCGAGGTTAAAGGTCTGTTCGATATGACGGAGCTTCGCCGGCGGCCGGGCGAGCGCACCCCCGGCGCGTCACCGCCGCGCGTGGTGCCCGCCGCGCCCTCCAGCGTGTCCCcgccggcgcccgcgccgcccacgCGCTGGCCGCCACCACCTACACCGCCCGTCCTTTCTGCCGCGTATGACTCTGCGGACATGAACCCTCTCAAGCGCAAGAAACTCTCCAGTATAATGGCCACCCGTGACACCCCCATTCTAAGGAACGTTCTCGCTCAGGCTACACCGCCTGACTCCTCGCAACCTGTATCTCTTGTTTGTCATCCGGTAAATCAACACGCGCCTCCTCGTCTACATTCTAACGGTTCCGCTCATGATTCTGAACGTGCTGCTAGTCCTCAACGCCCCTTCGACTACCGCCCTCGCCGACTATCTTCTCGTGCCTCATCTCCACATTTTAATAGATCAGATCGTTCAGAAGACGCTCACTCCCCTTACACCGAGCG
It encodes the following:
- the LOC134662554 gene encoding protein bric-a-brac 2 isoform X1, producing MYPGSTFDGFMPESQFRKMGSSEGQQTFCLKWNHHKTNLVEILEALIKVETYVDCTLVVDDQVTFKAHRVVLAANSPYFQSILADVPMDHCSILFPGVKDFEMRALLEYMYTGEVNVTQAHIPRIMKVAEQLEVKGLFDMTELRRRPGERTPGASPPRVVPAAPSSVSPPAPAPPTRWPPPPTPPVLSAAYDSADMNPLKRKKLSSIMATRDTPILRNVLAQATPPDSSQPVSLVCHPVNQHAPPRLHSNGSAHDSERAASPQRPFDYRPRRLSSRASSPHFNRSDRSEDAHSPYTERSFEEEHPRSFHPSPPPPNFQQDVRAGLAPYVPPQQKPEWKRYKQYTRSDIMSAIECVRNGMSALQASRKYGVPSRTLYDKVKKLGITTSRPMSRGVKRESNGAAFPYGLSGTGGVDEGSPATPLIDPSFLQQALEGATRDGGREALHAMALAAAAHAALAPRTPPKTEPLSPRSPLPDDDHVEDLSVSRRRDPDPPSGVIVPPRNFALDCSSERD
- the LOC134662554 gene encoding protein bric-a-brac 2 isoform X2, yielding MGSSEGQQTFCLKWNHHKTNLVEILEALIKVETYVDCTLVVDDQVTFKAHRVVLAANSPYFQSILADVPMDHCSILFPGVKDFEMRALLEYMYTGEVNVTQAHIPRIMKVAEQLEVKGLFDMTELRRRPGERTPGASPPRVVPAAPSSVSPPAPAPPTRWPPPPTPPVLSAAYDSADMNPLKRKKLSSIMATRDTPILRNVLAQATPPDSSQPVSLVCHPVNQHAPPRLHSNGSAHDSERAASPQRPFDYRPRRLSSRASSPHFNRSDRSEDAHSPYTERSFEEEHPRSFHPSPPPPNFQQDVRAGLAPYVPPQQKPEWKRYKQYTRSDIMSAIECVRNGMSALQASRKYGVPSRTLYDKVKKLGITTSRPMSRGVKRESNGAAFPYGLSGTGGVDEGSPATPLIDPSFLQQALEGATRDGGREALHAMALAAAAHAALAPRTPPKTEPLSPRSPLPDDDHVEDLSVSRRRDPDPPSGVIVPPRNFALDCSSERD